A single genomic interval of Halorubrum aethiopicum harbors:
- the rad50 gene encoding DNA double-strand break repair ATPase Rad50 has product MRFDRIRLSNFKPYGDADLRLSEGVTVIHGINGSGKSSLLEACFFALYGSKALEGTLEDVITNGEEETEVDLWFTHDGVSYHVERRLRRYDDRVDHDCSLETTGGGDATRDGATAVRRFVTELLRMDADAFVNCAYVRQGEVNALINATPSQRQDVIDDLLQLGTLEEYRERAGDARLGVEDVLNAKRAVLEEKETRIERKEGEDLHERLNGLESDLGEVTDRIEHYETQRERARETREAAAETLETHEEKRSELAAVEEDVESIETAIRETERDREDHREAIRETRERVAELESAIDDRLDAAGLEVATDEAMAARREELDDREAEIREELDDRRVRAEAFRNQATNLAAKADDLAERADGLEEEAEELAEAADAAEREADERETSIEELREEAETLRERFETADADVDREGVTDRRETLRERRGEIRERIAGLETELKNARERVAEAEELLAAGKCPECGQPVEDAPHATGIEEDRERVGELEGKLESARERASDLDERLAEVDALADAAERLAEIDETTGILEERAAEKREAATEKREAATEKREAATEKREEAESTREVAEEKREEATATAERVAELEEALERVADARGAVDAVEKRLAEIEELEAEIERRREKRADLEAVNDERRDRLADKRERRDELREAVDEEAVEAARERKEDAEEYLERVEAELDRLDERRTELQNAIGGARGEIEALEELREEREALAETVAALESLHEETTELEATYGDLRAELRQRNVRELERTLNETFELVYGNDAYSHIELDGEYALTVYQKDGEALDPEQLSGGERALFNLSLRCAIYRLLAEGIEGAAPTPPLILDEPTVFLDSGHVSRLVDLVEEMRGFGVKQIVIVSHDDELVGAADELVTVEKDPRTNRSTVTREDAAGVDIASLADD; this is encoded by the coding sequence GTGAGGTTCGACCGGATCCGGCTCTCGAACTTCAAGCCGTACGGCGACGCCGACCTCCGGCTCTCCGAGGGCGTCACCGTCATTCACGGGATCAACGGGAGCGGCAAGTCGTCGCTGCTCGAGGCCTGCTTCTTCGCGCTGTACGGCTCCAAGGCGCTGGAGGGAACCCTCGAGGACGTGATCACGAACGGCGAGGAGGAAACGGAGGTGGACCTCTGGTTCACCCACGACGGCGTCTCGTATCACGTCGAGCGGCGGCTCCGCCGATACGACGACCGCGTCGACCACGACTGTTCCCTCGAGACGACCGGCGGCGGCGACGCGACGCGAGACGGCGCGACGGCGGTGAGGCGGTTCGTGACCGAGCTGCTTCGGATGGACGCCGACGCGTTCGTCAACTGCGCGTACGTCCGACAGGGCGAGGTGAACGCGCTCATCAACGCCACGCCGAGCCAGCGTCAGGACGTGATAGACGACCTCCTCCAGCTCGGCACGCTCGAGGAGTATCGCGAGCGCGCGGGCGACGCCCGCCTGGGTGTGGAGGACGTGTTGAACGCGAAGCGGGCCGTCCTCGAGGAGAAGGAGACGCGGATCGAGCGGAAGGAGGGGGAGGACCTCCACGAGCGGCTCAACGGGCTCGAGAGCGACCTCGGCGAGGTGACCGACCGGATCGAGCACTACGAGACCCAGCGGGAGCGCGCGAGGGAGACGCGGGAGGCGGCGGCCGAGACGCTCGAGACCCACGAGGAGAAACGGTCCGAGCTGGCGGCGGTCGAGGAGGACGTCGAGTCGATCGAGACGGCGATCCGCGAGACCGAACGCGACCGCGAGGACCACCGGGAGGCGATCCGCGAGACCCGCGAGCGCGTCGCGGAGCTCGAGTCGGCGATCGACGACCGGCTCGACGCGGCCGGGCTCGAGGTCGCGACCGACGAGGCGATGGCGGCGCGCCGCGAGGAGCTCGACGACCGGGAGGCGGAGATCCGCGAGGAGCTCGACGACCGGCGGGTGAGAGCCGAGGCGTTCCGCAACCAGGCGACCAACCTCGCGGCGAAGGCGGACGACCTCGCCGAGCGCGCCGACGGGCTCGAGGAGGAGGCCGAGGAACTCGCCGAGGCGGCCGACGCGGCAGAGCGGGAGGCCGACGAGCGGGAGACCTCGATCGAGGAGCTCCGCGAGGAGGCCGAGACGCTCCGCGAGCGGTTCGAGACGGCCGACGCCGACGTCGACCGCGAGGGCGTGACCGACCGCCGCGAGACGCTGCGGGAACGCCGCGGAGAGATCCGCGAGCGGATCGCGGGGCTGGAGACGGAGCTGAAGAACGCCCGCGAGCGCGTCGCGGAGGCCGAGGAGCTGCTCGCCGCCGGCAAGTGTCCCGAGTGCGGCCAGCCGGTCGAGGACGCCCCCCACGCGACGGGGATCGAGGAGGACCGCGAGCGGGTCGGGGAGCTGGAGGGGAAACTGGAATCCGCGCGCGAGCGGGCGAGCGACCTCGACGAGCGGCTCGCGGAGGTCGACGCGCTCGCGGACGCGGCCGAGCGGCTCGCGGAGATCGACGAGACGACCGGGATCCTCGAGGAGCGGGCCGCGGAGAAGCGCGAGGCGGCGACCGAAAAGCGCGAGGCGGCGACCGAAAAGCGCGAGGCGGCGACCGAAAAGCGCGAGGAGGCCGAGTCGACGCGGGAGGTCGCCGAGGAGAAACGCGAGGAAGCGACGGCGACCGCGGAGCGGGTCGCGGAGTTGGAGGAGGCGCTCGAGCGCGTCGCGGACGCCCGCGGGGCGGTCGACGCGGTCGAGAAACGGCTCGCGGAGATCGAGGAGCTGGAGGCGGAGATCGAGCGACGACGCGAGAAGCGCGCGGACCTGGAGGCCGTGAACGACGAGCGCCGCGACCGGCTCGCGGACAAGCGCGAGCGACGCGACGAGCTTCGCGAGGCGGTCGACGAGGAGGCGGTCGAGGCCGCACGCGAGCGGAAGGAGGACGCCGAGGAGTACCTCGAGCGGGTCGAAGCGGAGCTCGACCGGCTCGACGAGCGGCGGACCGAACTCCAGAACGCGATCGGCGGGGCGCGCGGCGAGATCGAGGCGTTAGAGGAGCTCCGCGAGGAGCGCGAGGCGCTCGCCGAGACGGTCGCGGCGCTCGAGTCGCTCCACGAGGAGACGACGGAGCTGGAGGCGACCTACGGCGACCTCCGCGCGGAGCTGCGCCAGCGCAACGTCCGGGAGCTCGAGCGCACGCTCAACGAGACGTTCGAGCTGGTGTACGGCAACGACGCGTACTCGCACATCGAGCTCGACGGCGAGTACGCGCTCACGGTGTACCAGAAGGACGGGGAGGCGCTCGACCCCGAGCAGCTCTCGGGCGGCGAGCGGGCGCTTTTCAACCTCTCGCTGCGCTGTGCGATCTACCGGCTGCTCGCGGAGGGGATAGAGGGGGCCGCGCCCACACCTCCGTTGATCCTCGACGAGCCGACCGTCTTCCTCGATTCCGGACACGTCTCCCGGCTCGTCGACCTCGTCGAGGAGATGCGCGGGTTCGGCGTCAAACAGATCGTGATCGTGAGCCACGACGACGAGCTGGTGGGGGCCGCGGACGAGCTCGTGACCGTCGAGAAGGACCCGCGGACGAACCGCTCGACCGTCACTCGCGAGGACGCCGCCGGGGTCGACATCGCGTCGCTCGCGGACGACTGA
- a CDS encoding NAD-dependent epimerase/dehydratase family protein, with product MDLADSRVLVTGGAGLVGSHLAARLLEAGATVRVADDLSKGDRDRVPEEAEFVEADVTDPDDVAAVVTADLDVVFHFAAYTDTNYDDDRELFEANTEMTYNVLERVAEVGVDRFAFTSSSTVYGEAPRPTPEDHAPMEPISIYGSSKLADEALISTYAHSYGVQSWVFRFANIVGPHQRGNVIPDFIEKLEEDPTELEILGDGRQEKSYMHVTDCVDAIRHVVEHADDDLNVYNLGTRTTTSVTRIADVVSEELGVDPEYDYTGGDRGWTGDVPKMRLSIEKLAALGWEPSIESDEAVRRAARQLIDEIVE from the coding sequence ATGGATCTCGCCGACTCACGCGTGCTGGTCACGGGCGGGGCGGGGCTCGTCGGGAGCCACCTCGCGGCCCGGCTCCTCGAGGCGGGCGCGACCGTCCGCGTCGCCGACGACCTCTCGAAGGGCGACCGCGACCGCGTCCCCGAGGAGGCCGAGTTCGTCGAGGCGGACGTGACCGACCCCGACGACGTCGCGGCGGTCGTCACCGCCGACCTCGACGTCGTCTTCCACTTCGCCGCGTACACGGACACGAACTACGACGACGACCGCGAACTGTTCGAGGCGAACACCGAGATGACGTACAACGTCTTAGAGCGGGTGGCCGAGGTCGGCGTCGACCGCTTCGCGTTCACCTCCTCGTCGACCGTCTACGGGGAGGCCCCCCGCCCGACGCCGGAGGACCACGCCCCGATGGAGCCGATCTCCATCTACGGCTCCTCGAAGCTCGCCGACGAGGCGCTGATCTCCACGTACGCCCACTCCTACGGGGTTCAGTCGTGGGTGTTCCGGTTCGCGAACATCGTCGGTCCCCACCAGCGCGGCAACGTGATCCCCGACTTCATCGAGAAGCTCGAGGAGGACCCGACCGAACTCGAGATCCTCGGCGACGGCCGCCAGGAGAAGTCGTACATGCACGTCACCGACTGCGTCGACGCGATCCGCCACGTCGTCGAGCACGCGGACGACGACCTCAACGTCTACAACCTCGGGACCCGGACGACGACCTCCGTCACCCGGATCGCGGACGTCGTGAGCGAGGAGCTCGGCGTGGATCCGGAGTACGACTACACCGGCGGCGACCGCGGCTGGACCGGCGACGTGCCGAAGATGCGCCTGTCGATCGAGAAACTCGCCGCCCTCGGCTGGGAGCCGTCCATCGAGAGCGACGAGGCGGTCCGGCGCGCGGCGCGACAGCTGATCGACGAGATCGTCGAGTGA
- the argS gene encoding arginine--tRNA ligase yields the protein MFRQFRSEVEAALSDALAALDLPTDDLGIERPPDEMDATLASSVAFRLAGEVGDAPPNVASDVAGAIDVSPYDYLVSVDTAGPYVNFHVGDRYLADTLAAAAGNETYGVLPDRDTSVVVEHTSANPTGPVHVGRARNPIVGDAVANVLEYAGYDVDRHYYVNDAGRQMAVFTWAYETFDESDLEEEPARDRAEYDLVRYYRRGNAYLEEADADAVEAAEAEIRSILQGLEAGDEETYERVGEVVDAVLGGMKDCLARLPAEFDEFVKETRFMRDGSTDDIAARLKETEHAVYEEDAWQLELDEWGIDKNLVFLRSDDTSLYTTRDLAHHEWKFDNYDRAVTVLGEDHKLQADQLGAALELLGNDTDGLGHVIYSYVNLPDGKMSTRQGTGVMLDDLLDEAIDRAREAVESRMDDRIRDDDLTDEDVERIAHQVGIGAVRYDIVSKQPAKAITFEWEEALDFEAQSAPFVQYVHARCCGILDEAADAGFDVPEPGDASASGDAFDADAAALETEEAETLLREVARFPAVIESAAEDLEPHTIATFTREFADAYNAFYRECPVVTAESDELRDARLALVAAARYTMANALDALGVSAPESM from the coding sequence ATGTTCAGACAGTTCCGGTCGGAGGTCGAGGCGGCGCTTTCCGACGCGCTCGCCGCCCTCGATCTCCCGACCGACGACCTCGGCATCGAACGCCCGCCGGACGAGATGGACGCGACGCTCGCCTCCAGCGTCGCCTTCCGGCTCGCGGGCGAGGTCGGCGACGCCCCGCCGAACGTCGCGAGCGACGTCGCCGGGGCGATCGACGTCTCCCCCTACGACTACCTCGTCTCCGTCGACACCGCCGGACCGTACGTCAACTTCCACGTCGGGGATCGCTACCTCGCGGACACCCTCGCGGCCGCGGCCGGAAACGAGACGTACGGCGTCCTCCCCGACCGGGACACGAGCGTCGTCGTCGAGCACACGAGCGCGAACCCCACGGGGCCGGTCCACGTGGGTCGCGCACGCAATCCGATCGTCGGCGACGCGGTCGCGAACGTCCTCGAGTACGCCGGCTACGACGTGGACCGCCACTACTACGTCAACGACGCGGGCCGTCAGATGGCGGTGTTCACCTGGGCGTACGAGACGTTCGACGAGTCGGACCTCGAGGAGGAGCCCGCCCGCGACCGCGCCGAGTACGACCTCGTGCGCTACTACCGCCGGGGGAACGCCTACCTCGAGGAGGCCGACGCCGACGCGGTCGAGGCCGCAGAGGCCGAGATCCGGTCGATCCTCCAGGGGTTGGAGGCGGGCGACGAGGAGACCTACGAGCGCGTCGGCGAGGTCGTCGACGCGGTGCTCGGCGGCATGAAGGACTGCCTCGCCCGGCTGCCCGCGGAGTTCGACGAGTTCGTGAAGGAGACGCGGTTCATGCGCGACGGCTCGACCGACGACATCGCGGCGCGGCTCAAGGAGACGGAACACGCCGTCTACGAGGAGGACGCCTGGCAGCTCGAGCTCGACGAGTGGGGGATCGACAAGAACCTCGTCTTCCTCCGCTCCGACGACACCAGCCTCTACACCACCCGCGACCTGGCCCACCACGAGTGGAAGTTCGACAACTACGACCGCGCCGTGACCGTGCTCGGCGAGGACCACAAACTACAGGCCGATCAACTGGGAGCAGCCCTCGAACTGCTCGGCAACGACACCGACGGGCTCGGTCACGTCATCTACTCGTACGTCAACCTGCCCGACGGGAAGATGTCGACCCGGCAGGGGACCGGCGTCATGCTCGACGACCTGCTGGACGAGGCGATCGACCGCGCCCGCGAGGCGGTCGAGAGCCGGATGGACGACCGGATCCGCGACGACGACCTCACCGACGAGGACGTCGAGCGCATCGCCCACCAGGTGGGGATCGGCGCGGTGCGGTACGACATCGTCTCCAAACAGCCCGCGAAGGCGATCACCTTCGAGTGGGAGGAGGCGCTCGACTTCGAGGCGCAGTCGGCCCCGTTCGTCCAGTACGTCCACGCGCGGTGTTGCGGGATCCTCGATGAAGCGGCCGACGCGGGGTTCGACGTGCCCGAGCCGGGCGACGCGTCCGCCTCCGGCGACGCCTTCGACGCCGACGCCGCGGCCCTCGAGACCGAGGAGGCCGAGACCCTGCTGCGGGAGGTCGCGCGCTTCCCCGCAGTGATCGAGTCGGCCGCCGAGGACTTGGAGCCGCACACGATCGCGACGTTCACCCGCGAGTTCGCGGACGCGTACAACGCCTTCTACCGCGAGTGTCCGGTGGTGACCGCCGAGAGCGACGAGCTTCGGGACGCCCGGCTCGCGCTCGTCGCGGCCGCGCGATACACGATGGCGAACGCGCTCGACGCGCTCGGCGTCTCCGCGCCCGAGTCGATGTAG
- the prf1 gene encoding peptide chain release factor aRF-1, which yields MSSDAQQASEDRRKYEFRKVIEELKDFEGSGTQLVTIYIPEDKQISDVVAHVTQEHSEASNIKSKQTRTNVQDALTSIKDRLRYYDTYPPENGMVIFSGAVDSGGGRTEMVTRTLESPPNPVQSFRYHCDSAFLTEPLEHMLADSGLFGLIVLDRREANVGWLKGKRVEPVKSASSLVPGKQRKGGQSAQRFARLRLEAIDNFYQEVAGMANDLFVDKRHELDGILVGGPSPTKDEFLDGDYLHHELQDKVLGKFDVAYTDESGLKDLVDAGSEALSDQEIVEDKRHMEEFFENLHTGEEATYGFEQTRRNLIMGSVDRLLISEDLRSDVIVYECPNGHEEFEVVDSRHSTPDHECSECGEDAAVDEREDVIEHLMAIAEQRGTDTKFISTDFEKGEQLLDAFGGVAGILRYSTGV from the coding sequence ATGAGTAGCGACGCCCAGCAGGCGAGCGAGGACCGGCGGAAGTACGAGTTCCGCAAGGTCATCGAGGAGCTCAAGGACTTCGAGGGCTCCGGCACGCAGCTCGTCACCATCTACATCCCCGAGGACAAGCAGATCTCGGACGTGGTCGCCCACGTCACCCAGGAACACAGCGAGGCGTCCAACATCAAGTCCAAACAGACCCGGACGAACGTCCAGGACGCGCTGACCAGCATCAAGGACCGCCTCCGCTACTACGACACCTACCCGCCCGAGAACGGGATGGTGATCTTCTCCGGCGCGGTCGACTCCGGCGGCGGCCGGACCGAGATGGTCACCCGGACGCTGGAGTCGCCGCCGAACCCCGTCCAGTCGTTCCGCTACCACTGCGACTCCGCGTTCCTCACGGAGCCGCTCGAACACATGCTCGCGGACTCCGGGCTCTTCGGACTCATCGTGCTCGACCGCCGCGAGGCCAACGTCGGCTGGCTCAAAGGCAAGCGCGTCGAGCCCGTCAAGTCCGCCTCCTCGCTCGTGCCCGGCAAACAGCGCAAAGGGGGCCAGTCAGCCCAGCGGTTCGCCCGCCTCCGGCTCGAGGCCATCGACAACTTCTACCAGGAGGTCGCGGGAATGGCCAACGACCTGTTCGTCGACAAGCGCCACGAGCTCGACGGCATCCTCGTCGGCGGTCCCTCGCCGACGAAAGACGAGTTCCTCGACGGCGACTACCTCCACCACGAGCTCCAGGACAAGGTGCTCGGCAAGTTCGACGTGGCCTACACCGACGAATCCGGGCTGAAGGACCTCGTCGACGCCGGCAGCGAGGCCCTCTCCGACCAGGAGATCGTCGAGGACAAACGCCACATGGAGGAGTTCTTCGAGAACCTCCACACCGGCGAGGAGGCCACCTACGGCTTCGAGCAGACCCGGCGGAACCTGATCATGGGCTCCGTCGACCGGCTGCTCATCTCCGAGGACCTCCGGTCCGACGTGATCGTCTACGAGTGCCCCAACGGCCACGAGGAGTTCGAGGTCGTCGACTCGCGACACTCCACTCCCGACCACGAGTGTTCCGAGTGCGGCGAGGACGCGGCGGTCGACGAGCGCGAGGACGTCATCGAACACCTGATGGCGATCGCCGAACAGCGCGGGACCGACACCAAGTTCATCTCCACGGACTTCGAGAAGGGCGAACAGCTGCTCGACGCCTTCGGCGGCGTCGCGGGCATCCTCCGCTACTCGACCGGCGTGTAA
- a CDS encoding metal-dependent transcriptional regulator, which yields MNTADQYLKTIYVVQKQEDGPASTGSIADALGVSPASANEMIGKLEERGLAEHEKYKGVRLTDDGIVKARDALQTYCIIERFLANVLAVEEFREEAHELEAVIDDTVADRLDTIIDRQPECPDCFDPETDACACLEVAAVPAEPEQ from the coding sequence GTGAACACCGCAGACCAGTACCTCAAGACGATCTACGTCGTACAGAAACAGGAGGACGGCCCCGCCTCGACCGGGTCGATCGCCGACGCCCTCGGCGTCAGTCCGGCGAGCGCCAACGAGATGATCGGCAAGCTCGAGGAGCGCGGGCTCGCCGAACACGAGAAGTACAAGGGGGTCCGGCTCACCGACGACGGGATCGTGAAGGCGCGCGACGCGCTCCAGACCTACTGTATCATCGAGCGCTTCCTCGCGAACGTGCTGGCCGTCGAGGAGTTCCGCGAGGAGGCCCACGAGCTGGAGGCGGTCATCGACGACACGGTCGCCGATCGGCTCGACACGATCATCGACCGCCAGCCCGAGTGTCCGGACTGTTTCGACCCCGAGACGGACGCCTGCGCGTGTCTGGAGGTCGCGGCGGTACCGGCGGAGCCGGAGCAGTAG
- a CDS encoding rubrerythrin yields the protein MSVSQRITSDDQLARLLQIGIVLEEVVEARAHHHYESLDAELDEEVENLLSDAAEESAEHRARLEGLIEGLGVDSVPFDEIESLVDARYGRTQPDDFDGVLYDQLCNEETAYKFYDDLIEAIEGADAEFSVDRDELLDTLEAIREEEAEGVSEVTEVMERR from the coding sequence GTGAGCGTCAGCCAGCGGATCACCTCCGACGACCAGCTCGCCAGACTGCTACAGATCGGGATCGTGTTGGAGGAGGTCGTCGAGGCGCGGGCCCACCACCACTACGAGAGCCTCGACGCGGAGCTCGACGAGGAGGTCGAGAACCTGCTCTCGGACGCCGCCGAGGAGTCCGCCGAGCACCGCGCGCGGCTGGAGGGGCTCATCGAGGGGCTCGGCGTCGACAGCGTCCCGTTCGACGAGATCGAGTCGCTCGTCGACGCGCGGTACGGGCGGACGCAGCCGGACGACTTCGACGGCGTGTTGTACGACCAGCTGTGTAACGAGGAGACCGCATACAAGTTCTACGACGACCTCATCGAGGCGATCGAGGGCGCGGACGCCGAGTTCTCGGTCGACCGCGACGAGCTGCTCGACACCCTGGAGGCGATCCGCGAGGAGGAGGCCGAGGGCGTAAGCGAGGTCACGGAGGTCATGGAGCGGCGATGA
- a CDS encoding aminotransferase family protein: protein MGVFYKWGAGRDPGHPEIVDAHGSTLVTADGDEIVDAAAGAAVVNLGHSLEGVADAMAEQAERVGYVSTSHFSTPAVESVGEKLAAMTPGSLNAAFLVDSGSEAIESAIKLARDYHVARGEPTREAVIGRWTSYHGATLGALAASGNTGRRTTYDPLLRDWPKIGPSYPYRWEFDGSPEEQAVAAARELERLVRRRGPETVAAFVAEPVGGSSIPATRPHPAYYREIRRICSEYGLLFIADEVMVGFGRTGESFACEGLGVTPDLLALGKGLSAGYAPISATMVADGVVEALEDHDHPFQHGHTYSGNPISAAVADRVLDRYTEDLFAAVRRRGRRLEAALEPLAESPIVGEIRRVGLQIGIEFVADRETKAPFDPDADVADRVYDAALANGVYTYPGGGSVDGQAGDHLMLAPPLTVDDADIEAIGEAVVSAVNRVADEEGY, encoded by the coding sequence ATGGGCGTGTTCTACAAGTGGGGAGCGGGCCGAGACCCCGGCCACCCGGAGATCGTCGACGCGCACGGCTCGACGCTGGTGACCGCGGACGGCGACGAGATCGTCGACGCGGCCGCGGGCGCGGCGGTCGTCAACCTCGGCCACTCGCTCGAGGGCGTCGCCGACGCCATGGCCGAACAGGCCGAGCGGGTCGGCTACGTCTCGACGTCGCACTTCTCGACCCCGGCCGTCGAGTCGGTCGGCGAGAAGCTCGCCGCGATGACGCCGGGGTCGCTGAACGCCGCCTTCCTCGTCGACTCCGGCAGCGAGGCGATCGAGTCGGCGATCAAGCTCGCGCGCGACTACCACGTCGCCCGCGGCGAGCCGACGCGCGAGGCGGTGATCGGCCGGTGGACTTCGTACCACGGCGCGACGCTCGGCGCGCTCGCCGCCTCGGGCAACACCGGCCGGCGGACGACGTACGACCCGCTCCTCCGGGACTGGCCGAAGATCGGCCCCTCGTACCCCTACCGCTGGGAGTTCGACGGCTCGCCCGAGGAGCAGGCGGTCGCGGCCGCCCGGGAACTGGAGCGGCTCGTCCGTCGCCGCGGCCCCGAGACGGTCGCCGCGTTCGTCGCCGAACCCGTCGGCGGCTCGAGCATCCCCGCGACGCGTCCGCATCCCGCCTACTACCGCGAGATCCGGCGGATCTGTTCGGAGTACGGACTCCTCTTCATCGCCGACGAGGTGATGGTCGGATTCGGCCGAACCGGGGAGTCGTTCGCCTGCGAGGGGCTCGGCGTCACGCCGGATCTGCTGGCGCTCGGCAAGGGCCTCTCCGCCGGCTACGCCCCGATAAGCGCGACGATGGTCGCCGACGGCGTCGTCGAGGCGCTCGAGGACCACGACCACCCCTTCCAGCACGGCCACACCTACAGCGGGAACCCGATCTCGGCCGCGGTGGCCGACCGCGTGCTCGACCGCTACACGGAGGACCTGTTCGCGGCGGTTCGGCGGCGCGGGCGGCGGCTCGAGGCGGCCCTGGAGCCGCTCGCCGAGAGCCCGATCGTCGGCGAGATCCGGCGGGTCGGGCTCCAGATCGGGATCGAGTTCGTCGCCGACCGGGAGACGAAGGCCCCCTTCGATCCGGACGCCGACGTCGCCGACCGGGTCTACGACGCCGCGCTCGCGAACGGCGTGTACACGTATCCCGGCGGCGGCAGCGTCGACGGGCAGGCGGGCGACCACCTCATGCTCGCGCCGCCGCTCACGGTCGACGACGCGGACATCGAGGCGATCGGCGAGGCCGTCGTCTCGGCCGTGAACCGGGTCGCCGACGAGGAGGGATACTAG
- the sufD gene encoding Fe-S cluster assembly protein SufD produces the protein MSTKAIESLSEDTVRRIAEERDEPEWLLETRLNALEALETAELPDVIQTPGRRWTDLEALDFEALVDPLNQSDTTERTAGDDEVVVAPFTEAFDEYGDTLEEHFGTVLDPEHNYLTALSVALFTTGTFVYVPEGVDVEDVKIRAEMNSRSLFSQTLVVAEESSSVTILESIASGEESDVEGDRYFSNLVEVVGGENADVQFGSLQNLDDDTYTYSLKRGVTDTYATIDWIESNFGSKLTRSDVETELNGDGSESQIVGTFFGSEDQHFDVNARVWHQAEHTTADLVTRGVLDDVARSVYEGVQDVGEDAWSTSSYQRENTLMLSDDAEADASPKLIIHNHDTEASHSATVGQVDAEDLFYLESRSIDSKTARNMLVEGFFVPVLEEIAVDEFREDVEDLVVERLQ, from the coding sequence ATGAGCACGAAAGCAATCGAGAGCCTCTCGGAGGACACGGTACGACGCATTGCGGAGGAACGCGACGAGCCCGAGTGGCTCCTCGAGACCCGTCTGAACGCGCTCGAGGCGCTGGAGACGGCCGAACTGCCCGACGTCATCCAGACGCCCGGCCGGCGCTGGACCGACCTGGAGGCGCTGGACTTCGAAGCGCTCGTCGACCCGCTGAACCAGTCGGACACGACCGAGCGGACGGCCGGCGACGACGAGGTCGTCGTCGCCCCGTTCACGGAGGCGTTCGACGAGTACGGCGACACCCTCGAGGAGCACTTCGGCACCGTGCTCGACCCCGAGCACAACTACCTCACGGCGCTGTCGGTGGCGCTTTTCACCACCGGCACGTTCGTCTACGTCCCCGAGGGCGTCGACGTCGAGGACGTGAAGATCCGCGCGGAGATGAACTCCCGCTCGCTGTTCAGCCAGACGCTCGTGGTCGCCGAGGAGTCGTCGTCGGTGACGATCCTCGAGTCGATCGCGTCGGGCGAGGAGAGCGACGTCGAGGGCGACCGCTACTTCTCGAACCTCGTCGAGGTCGTGGGCGGCGAGAACGCCGACGTCCAGTTCGGCTCGCTCCAGAACCTCGACGACGACACCTACACCTACTCGCTGAAACGCGGGGTCACGGACACGTACGCCACGATCGACTGGATCGAGAGCAACTTCGGCTCGAAGCTCACCCGCTCGGACGTGGAGACGGAACTGAACGGCGACGGCTCCGAGAGCCAGATCGTCGGGACGTTCTTCGGCAGCGAGGACCAGCACTTCGACGTCAACGCCCGCGTCTGGCACCAGGCCGAACACACGACGGCCGACCTCGTCACGCGCGGCGTGCTCGACGACGTGGCGCGCTCCGTGTACGAGGGCGTTCAGGACGTCGGCGAGGACGCGTGGAGCACCTCCAGCTACCAGCGCGAGAACACGCTGATGCTGTCGGACGACGCCGAGGCGGACGCGTCGCCGAAGCTGATCATCCACAACCACGACACGGAGGCGTCACACTCCGCGACCGTGGGCCAGGTCGACGCCGAGGACCTGTTCTATCTCGAGAGCCGTTCCATCGACTCGAAGACGGCCCGGAACATGCTCGTCGAGGGCTTCTTCGTGCCCGTCCTGGAGGAGATCGCGGTCGACGAGTTCCGCGAGGACGTCGAGGACCTCGTCGTTGAGCGGCTCCAGTAG